From Nicotiana tabacum cultivar K326 chromosome 20, ASM71507v2, whole genome shotgun sequence, one genomic window encodes:
- the LOC142174310 gene encoding uncharacterized protein LOC142174310, protein MKKVANVPGFEYHTKCKGLKLNHLFFANDVLLFCKGAYQSVFLMLRGLWYFSRASGLCTNAGKSNIFSSNIDQQSPMNLCDMTGYQKGSLPFKYLEFQSQLKSTLDRKDVSNRASLVAWDLVFRPKKMGGLGMKNGVAALGGTTNLLMTAAGIGGKSARSRTSLRKGMSNKGGWQGMEGIPLKVVTAGE, encoded by the exons ATGAAGAAGGTAGCAAATGTGCCAGGATTTGAGTATCATACAAAATGTAAGGGGTTGAAGTTGAATCACTTATTCTTTGCTAAcgatgtccttttattttgcaAAGGAGCTTACCAGTCAGTCTTTTTGATGTTAAGAGGCCTTTGGTACTTTTCAAGGGCTTCAGGATTATGCACCAATGCAGGAAAGTCTAATATTTTCAGTTCCAATATAGATCAACAATCCCCAATGAATCTATGTGACATGACAGGATACCAGAAGGGTTCTTTACCATTCAAATATTTGGAGTTCCAATCTCAACTAAAAAGCACATTG GATAGGAAGGATGTGAGTAATAGAGCATCACTGGTAGCATGGGACTTGGTATTTAGACCAAAGAAAATGGGAGGACTAGGAATGAAAAATGGAGTG GCAGCTCTTGGTGGCACTACAAACCTCCTAATGACTGCGGCTGGTATTGGAGGAAAATCTGCTCGATCAAGGACAAGTTTGCGCAAGGGTATGTCGAACAAGGGTGGTTGGCAAGGAATGGAAGGTATACCATTAAAAGTGGTTACCGCTGGAGAATAG